The genomic stretch ACTTCAAAAACTCTTGATGCGAATTGCTCTGTCCTAAATTATTATCAACAAAtctgaataaaaattaataataacttGATGTTAATGCaggttcaagttttgagcaccATAACACATCCAAACATGGTACTACTCATAGGTGCATGCCCAGAATTCGGATGTCTTGTGTATGAATACATGGACTATGGAAGTCTGGAAGATCGTTTATTCAGAAAAGGAAACACTCCTCCAATTCCATGGAAAATCCGTTTCAAAATAGCATCGGAAATCGCCACCGCCCTTCTCTACCTTCACCAACTAAAACCAGAGCCACTAGTCCACCGTGACCTCAAGCCAGCAAATATCCTCTTAGACAGAAACTATTTAAGTAAGATCGGCGACGTCGGTCTTGCCAGGCTCGTTCCGCCTTCGGTCGCTGACAAAACTACCCAGTACCGCCTGACGAAAGCCGCCGGCACGTTCTGTTATATCGACCCGGAGTATCAACAAACAGGGTTGTTGGGTGTGAAATCGGACATATATTCATTTGGTGTGATGCTGCTTCAGATTATAACTGCAAAGCCTCCAATGGGGTTGGCTCATTTGGTTCAGAGTGCTATTGATGCTGGTAGCTTTGAACAAGTTCTTGATCCTAGTTTGAATGATTGGCCTGttgaagatgctttgtcttgTGCTAAGTTGGCATTGAAGTGTTGTGAGATGAGAAAACGAGATAGACCCAGTCTTGCTACTGTGATTTTACCCGAGTTGAATAGGCTCAGAGATTTGAGATAGATAAAGATAATAATTAATGGCaataaagaaataataataatgaaaaaatgaaaatcTTCTATGGCTGCGAGAGCTTAGTTGATAGAGCCAAGGCACCTGGAACCGGGAAATTGATTATTAATAATGTAAACTGCTACTCCTAGAATATTATTCTTAAATCGTCTCATCATTTTcttttaggtttaattacttcGATAATTCCTATAATTTTACtgaattttcaatatttttatcataataGGGACTTAGTTACAAAATTTGATATGGTCTAggaacttaattaaaaaaaaatatagaaacctaattaaaaattcgaTAAAACTATAGGGATCGATAGAgtaattaaacatttttttattataaattctATAAAAATAATCAAGATGGATATAGTTAAAAGGACTAGCTAGTACTTGCATGAGAAGCCTCAACTTAGGGCAATATGCATGTAATGTAACTACCAAAGAGTGGACACATAAACAACCATAGTAATATTTGggtgaaaattaaaaataagtttaAACAGTTTAAAATTAGCtcatttaatatttattaattatcattagaataataatataattttagatgtaataaatatataattacgATTAATTTTATGTAACTAATAATCTAGACTTAGAACATGTAAACAAAATATCTTATATTACACGTGTTCTGTAACTTGGGTCCTGAATGGGTCAGAGGGTGTGATATGAAGAATGAGTGGATTGTCGAGGGGTGGATTTGAACAGTCTCCGGCGAGTCGACTTCTTCTGCTTGGCGAGTTGTGAATGAGGTGGGGTCACTTGCAAAGACTTCAACACTTAAATCAATGTCTGTACAAAAGACGACCATTAGGGTTAAGGTAGGTGACGTACCTCTGGAGAGGACTTTTTATACTCTGCACTCGTTCATACCTCGGGTGGGCCCTTGAGGGCCAGGCCCACATATCTGAAAGCTTCTGACAGTTATCTAAGTACACGCGGGAGGGGAGGTGACGTTTGGGTCACCTCTTGGGTTTGGATTTAGTAGTCCTCCGGGTCAGCCGGTCGTCCGAACCCGGGTCTTTGGCTAGTTGGGCTGGGCCGGAACAGTGCCCCCAACATGCCAATTATGGCCATGAGCGCCGTGGTTGGCGTGTTCTCTCCAACTTCCCTTCTGATAGGGTTCTCAACAGGTCAGCTGCTCGTGATAAGGGCGTGCCCCCTACACGCGAGTGGCTTTCGTCCGTTTGTGGAGGGACGTCAATCGTCGCCTCGTTATTCGCATTGGGCATTTAATACCCATTATGAGTGATTTGAAAGTTTGAGTGAAAAGTCCCTTTTACCCCTGAACTTTGCGCTTCTCAATGTCAGTTATTTTCCAGTTTTCATGCTTCCTTCTCTCCCTTCACATTTCGCATTCGTATCAATTCACATATTTCGCTCCtgtttcttccttttttctttccTAATTTTTCTTGATACAGACGCTCTCACTTGCCCTTGACCCCTTGTATTTCCTTGGTATTTGCTATTCTCCACTCATTATTTTCTGGTAAGCGTTGTTTTTCTTCATCTTTTAGTGGATTGATCATactttattattgttgttttcttctttGGTTGCCTGAATTGCTATTGCATGCTTCGTCTGGGTCATGCTACCGTTAGATAGATTCTAGGGGGGTTACCATTAGGTGCATTGTTTATTTTTGTCTTGTTAGTAACAGTAGATCGTTATCCAGTAGGTTGTAGTATTAGTTTCCACTTCTTCCGAGTTTTTGACCTACCGATTTGACTTTAAATGGTGCTCCCACTTTAGGTATGGCGTATCAACCCCTTCCGAGAGTCCCCGTGGACCGTTACGCCTAGGTCACCTCGGATGTGAAGGATACGCCTTCCAAGATGACCCTTGAGGAGCTTTAGGAGTTTCGCCGCTCCGACCTGTTTTGTGGGGGGAGTCCTGAGGAGGAGCGTTACCACGCGTTCATCCCTGTAGATCAAGAACGAATATGCCACATAAACCTGAACACCCCCCGAGTTGCTGACTGGCTTTGGGTGTATAAATCGATGTTCACCAGCTTGGGGGTTCGCATCTCCTTCTCCCCTTTTGTGATGGCACTACTGAACCGGTGTGATATGGTGCCGTCACAATTGCACTCGAATAGCTGAGCTTCCTTCCGGTGCTTTGAGATAGTGTGTGAATACTTTGAACTGCCGATCTCTGTAGAGGTCTTTATGTGGTTGTTCCTCTTAACGAACCCTAAGGAAGGGAGACATAAGAAGGGGTACATGTCTTTCCGGGCTGCCTACGGAAGAGAGACATAAGAAGGGGGACAACATCCAacatattttttcttattacaacaaattaatttgatcgaaaaatagtaaatcaaattttgaattagtcaaattaatattattttttataaaaaattactacaatacccctattatagaaaatgactaaaatactcttattatatattaattctGAGAATCCTaagttctagcccttttcttcTCTGTCATGTCATAGGGTTAGAATTTAGAGTTTTCAATATACATATAATAGaggtattttaattattttttataataggaatattgtagtcattttttataaaaaaatattaatttataccggttcaaaatttaatttattaattttttttcctaacCTGATTTGTTcagtctaattttaataaaaataacatagtttaattgattatatgtgttaaattttaacttttaaaaaacatatttaaaaaaatatatttttgacatCTTTATCTAAGTGGCTCTTAAAGATTAAGTGAGAAATTTTGTTCACACCGTCagagtttattatttttatctaataCTTTTAATTaccaatttaatattttatttaataatttaataatatatttttagttcacacttttaaatattactaatattttttttgtaataacattataaaaatataaatcttttaaaatgaTACTGATTTTATCCTAATATTATAGATTATGGCagaaaagatttataaaattaaattacttTTGTAAAAAAGTTGTAGGGGACAAAAATTTTTATAGGCTAAGAAGATTAGGGTCTCTGTAGataaaaaaagtcaaataataaatttttagttattattttcatgtgaaggaatttaattttttactaaaaattaattttaacatttattatctaaaatttaaaagaatttaatgtttatacttttatatttgattAGATGTTAAGTCTGttgtataaataaaataattaatttttatatttattatttaaattttttttaatatatatataaatataattagatattagtatataaaaattatattgacagttataaattaactcaaaattattttttttaaacaattgaatcttgattttaattattaaccATAATATTAGTATTCTctctaaattatatataataaatatttgaagaaAGAGAAgtgaaaatataaattagaaaaataaatagtaaaattttaaaagtaaacaaaaagattaaaaagatatacatatattaataatatatttttatgtgaaCAATATTAtagaatatatttaattttatattcaatgtattttttataattttatgaatttatttaaattatattattttattaattttatttttgatagaATAAAAATGTAGAGAGagataaaaaaatgagaaagaaagataaaaaaaagaaaagatagagagagagagagagtttgttaatttcaaagaaaaaaatttattttaattgtaatgaaAGAATATTGGTGGCACATTTTAGTTTgtcaaattagtaatataaaatataaattataagttaTATATGGAGTGCAAAGGacagaaaaaaaattgagaatgaGAGAgagataaataaaagaatagagaaaaaaattttattaatttaaaaaaaaatattttattttaattttaataaaagagtGTCACgtgatatattttaatttaagtgagtaatataatatagttatattttaattttaattttaattataattagagaattttatattatatattttgattgttaaatttatatataattgatcattaataataatataagagaaagagaataaataaaggaatgagaaaaaaaagaaagaaaaaggactcaataatttaaaaaaatgattttaattatatcgAAAAAATGAtatgtaatttattttaattataaaattaataataaataataaataataaataatagatttGTTATCTTCTAATGACCATCGAGTATTTTTCGTATTCTAATATAAACAATAAAAAGGTACCTATCAAAATAAGTCCACTATTGTTGATTGTTTTCCTTGCTTTTCGTCAAAGAAAGATAACTTAAACTCCCTTAACTACTTAAGGCCCAAACGGGCAGAAAAGTGGCAGAAAAAGTCATAAAACCAAACACAgccttggaagaagaagaagaaccctcCTCTCCCAAACCAGAAAACCCTAGCACGCCATTTCTCTCATTTAGCCGTTGCTTCTTCCCCTTCTCGCCGTTCATCATCCCGTCGCCGGCGAAGCTGTGTTGTCAGCACGCCGTCCCGCTCGCGAGAGAAGAAGCTCGTGAACCAGCTGGTCCTCCTCGCGAGCTGTTCGCTGCCGCGTGGGAGGTTCATCACCAGAGACGGTCAGAGACAATTTTTTTCACAGCCTTTTCTTTTGAGGTTCAGATTTTGGCCCTGTAGTTCTAGTTCTTTAGAGCTCTAATTTTGTTATTGCttccttggtttatttttgTGTTGTTAGAAATCTCtcatgatttttattttatgatgcTCAACTTTGGGTTGAGTTTCAGGGTTTCTTACTGTGGTGATGATGTTATTAGTTCATCAACTTTATGTTCATTGATTTATTTTTGTCTGCCATGTGTTTGCTGTAATGCTTGAAATAAATGTTGCATAATACACGCTGTTTTTTGCATCCAATGTcatcaattatttatttatttcgtttttttttttgtgttttttgggGGCATCTATATATGGATCAATTTGCTAACAATGTTCATTTGCAGGTTCCTCTGGGTTTTAGTGATATGTGCTGCCAATGCTCCTCCATAggtactattttttttttctattttttaggGTGGTTGTCAATGCTTAGTTAAAAAGTTTATCACTAAGAAGCTGTTCATTTTAGAAACAATAGGAACACCTCTTTTGGTTATTGGAAATTTATCATAGCTTGATGGAAATGCAATTGAAATGATATGTACCAGTGCTCGTCTAATTTTCTATAAGACTTGtcattagaatttttttttatttgctaGTGGAATGACTTGGTTCTATATTCTGTTTCTGCTGCATTTTATTCCCAGGTCCCCTTTCAGATTATGATATCTTCCATGTTTGCCTCTGTGCAATTATTAATGCTACAAGTTGAAAAATAGTCTGCTGAAGCTGAGTCTATATACATAGGGCTCTAGATGGATACATCTGAGCAAGGGAACGGGGATTATGCTCCAATCAGGGATTCAGAAGATCCACAATTGGGAAAATTTGACAAGCCACTTCCATGTTTTGGCTGTGGAATTGGATGGTTCTCGTGAGTTATTATGCACAGATTCATTCTTTCCCATTTTCTTTAGGCTGCATAATCTAATGTTTGCATATTTTCCTGATCTCCTACTTTTGTTGCCAGTCTTCTGTTAGGATTTGCATGCCCATTGCTGTGGTATTATGCTACAATTCTCTATTTTGGAAATTACTATCATAAAGACCCAAGAGAGCGTGCTGGACTTGCTGCTTCTGCAATTGCTGTAAGTGTTATACTTGAGAGGGAATTTACAGTTTTAGCAGTTTGTTTCTCAATCTATCCTCTCAAATTTCTAGTgtatatttcattttttttgttagctgcttctgcttctgctttatacatacatatatatatatatatatattctcatGGGAGCCACTAATCTGATGTTATGACCAACTCTCATTGTTTTTGCAGGCTCTAGTTTTTACAATTGCTGTGCTGATAGCAGTACTGGTTATCTTCCTGTAATTATGGTTTCAGCTAACCTCTATTTATTCAAtcaatgaagaaaaaaaaaaagatttgtaTAGAGCATCAGTCTCCACACAAACACAAGGCAAGGCTAAATGCAAGGTGAATCAAGGGTGAACCACACATGCATATATATGGTTGCTTCCGTGACCTTGTTAAATTTGTGCAAACCAAATGCGTTTGTGATTTTTCGGTTTTGGAAGGGGAGTGAAAGGCGAACAGTAACCatgaataatttttatttttcaaatcttatctccACTCCCTTTTCTTCAAAAACCTGAGCTCGCAAACTCATCCGAATATATTTCGACTAAGATATCTTTAGATGGTTCACCCACATTTTAGTAAGTTAATGTATTATATGTATGTCCTTGAATTGGGAATCAGAGGCTATAAAGTGTCTCAACGTGTAAAGTTAATATTGATGCATTATGCGCATGTAATCCCTAAATGGATTTAGCTAATATGTGCTGTTACGGCACATGATAAAGTTATTAAAGAAGTTTTTATAAAGGTGAATTTAGGAAGATTCTTTCTACACTTTATGTTTTTGTTGTCACGAGTAGTGTGTAGAGAGAAGAATTGAGGACAATGTTTGATAATGTTCAGGTaagtttttgtgttttgtccccCTGAAGCACGCGAAGgggttattattttttttttttggatattatACGGGGCTGACACTCAAGAAAAGAGTAGCTCTTTTTTCATCATCTCTGAGAATACTTAGAATCTTAGGAGGAGGTAAGTCCCAAAAAACAGTCAGTTTCTGAATTCATATTCAATCTAGCCAGGTAATCAGGGGTTATTAAGTATGGCAAATGTGATTATGATGATGGGTCTAGTTTGAatggattttttttgtttttctaaaataCTATCCATTTTGAGTTATGTTACATTCACAAAATGGTTATATCTTTGTTTTGCATTAAAATGCGCACTAAGTATTCATATACTTTAGATCCATTTTGGTTAAATTCATAtatgaaacaaaaataaaataaaaacgtcttcatttaattttatagaaaaaaaggcaaaaaatcATCAATGGTTAATTAAGGACTACTGTACAAAATGGTTATATCTTTGTTTTGCATTAAAATGTGCACTAAGTATTCATATACTTTAGATTCATTTTGGTTAAATTCATATatgaaacaaaaacaaaataaaaacgtcttcatttaattttatagaaaaaaaaggcaaaaaatcATCAATGATTAATTAAGGACTACTGTATAGTCTTTTTTTGCCCCTTTTGCTCTACTGAATTTTGAAGTGTGTTTTTGTGAGTTGTTAAGCATGCAAAAAGACTATATATACTcaccaaaataatttttttaaactcaCATAGAATGcactttctcttttttcatgaattaatttcttttatttacacatgaaaaattaaacttaacttttaaatatttattaataactacttattttaatatgtatatataattatatatcctaaataaattaaattatgtatatacattaacatatataaacaaattaatatatttttcaaagtatatattactatttaaaatttttattactaaGTAATTATTATTCTAATCGTATTTCTACtaaatttcaataattatttcaaaaagtttatttaaattaatactttaaatactaaacacaTATCGGCTAAACCGTAAAcacttatttataaatattcaaCGTTAAATCTTACATCGTATATTCTAATTCTAATCCCTAAATCTTAAATCCTAAATTTAAATCCTAAATTGTAAACCATAAACTTTAAACCCTTAAATTCTTAACCCTTAATTCTGAATTCTAATTGTAAACCAAAcatgcataaaatcaaaaacCTAAACCATATTAAATCATGGACTATATTTGGCTATTTCTAAATTTAGTCTTATCTCTTGAACCATAAATTCTAATTCCTAAATCTTAAACGCCAATCTTTAACCCAAAAACTCAACATTTGtgtgttagtttttgttttaaaattttagttagaGATTTTTAGAATGGCATAAACATTATCTCATTTTAAAGGCAAAGaccaaataatttattaatattgttATTGAATTCTAAATCACCTAACAAAGTAAATTACATTGCAACtatttttgtattaattaatttaaaaatttaaacttttttagaTAAAAAGTATACGTTTATCGTGAGGAGGGAAAATTGATTAGGTGGCAACTCATTattcttgttttgttttttaatcAACAGTGATATTCCTTACAACATAACCAATAAACCTACTTACATTAGTCCTTAATTAACAATtgatgaattttttgttttttttttttataaaattaaatggaaacgttttcattttgtttatattttgtatataaATTTAACCAAAATGGATATAAAGTATATCAATACTTAGTACGCATTTTAAtgcaaaacaaaaatataacaattttgTGAATATGACATGATTCAAAATAGATAGTAttttacaaaaacaaaaaaaatcattcaaACTAAAGCCCATTGTCATGATCATATTTGCTATACTTAATCAATAACCCCTTCACGTGTTTCAGGGGACAAAGCACACCGAAGTTTATCTGAATAGACACATTCGATAGTCCTAGAAGGTTTGGACCATTAAATGATTccataacaaaatatattttgtttattttttaataacagTTAAATCGttcttatttcattttaattataaattaatcttttatatattatttaatgataaaatctattttttattttataaattattattttatcattcatctATCGTATTTATTAATAaccaagaacaaaaataataacgAATTAGATCTTTCATTAATCgtaataaatattttgaaaattctaATCAATTAGAATTTTATCCATGATCTGTTACATCTGTAAACGCTCATGAAATCGTGTTTCTTGTAAATTCAATCGATTAAACATACaatacaatcgattgaatttctagatttttcaaaattcaaaatgattaGAATTGCTatacaatcgattgaattttacAAGGCATGTGAGTTTTTtctaattcaatcgattgttctTATTACCCAATTGATTGAAGTCATCAAAACAATATGGGTTTtcacaattcaatcgattggaataaaaaaaatgtatataaccattatatatgtatatataaaatatttgtattatatatgttattaaaataaaaatttgttaataaaaatatcattaaaaagATAACGTAATTAGtatatttattcaaaatttatgtattcATCTCATTTTAtaccaataataaataaaataagtgtAAATTGAATTTGTTTGTTTCGATTTACATAGTTATAACACAACCAATCGATTGACTTGTGAAAATTTGTTGAGTTGAGAATACAACTAATTTAAatgatgatgacaaacattgATTTATTGGATTAAACACTCAATTAGTTTTGATTGCTTTAGTTAGTGTTGCAGGCCaaaaaaaacataaagaaaCAGCAGCCCAAAGCAATGGAACTAAGAAACAAAGGTTGTTGTGGGCTCTTTAACTCTCAAACAAAGtccaaagaaataaaataaagaaatcaaTTAGGATGAACGGAAAGTCAAGCCAATCAAAGcccaagtcaattcatccaagTTGAAGCCAATCAAAGCCAATGTTCACAAGGATTTCTTCGGTCAGATTcatgaagaaagagagagaaagcttcttcctggttcattcaccagagaagaaagaaagagaaaggtaAATCACAAAAGCAAATGTCTAATCGCCTTAATCAAAGCAAGCTAAGCTAAGTCAGAGGATAAAGACGATTTATTTCCATTTACATGCAAGTTAatttcttcacttcttcataTCTCTGCAACGCCAATTTGGGATAAATGGAGAAAGTAGTTTCTGATTTTCACTGCTGTGAATCAATGGCTTAAAAAGTTATTTGGAGGCAAAACACACTTTCAATGGTTTGGATTTGGGATTATCACTGAGTAAGCTCACATCTGCTGACATGTTGTCTTCGGTCAAACAAATATTTCAAATTGAAATCCCTAATTTAGGATTTGattgaagaaaaataagggATGAAACATGCAAGCTCTAGGTCCAAGAAGTTGACTTGAAAGAAACTCCAACTGTGACTCAACACAAggtacaaaaagaaaaaaatgtttctGGTTAGGACTCAAGGAGAGAGAACCTGATTTGAGAGTTCTGTGTGAAACCTCCCTATTTAGTTGGAAGTCTTGGAAGCATTACACCTACACTAAAGGGAGTACTCTGCCAAGATGAAAAATGAAGTTATGAGTTCAGATGCTGGGTTCAATGCATAGAGTTAAAGCTGTGAATCATCAATCTCCTTCATATTTTACTGTTTTGtatttcaatttcaatgtatatctttcacttttttttttttgataggTAAAAGGCTGAAAGAGAGACATTGAGAAAAAGCCTAAGAGTAAAATAGGCTGAGTgaaacacttgagagaaaagccaaGAGTGATTTCATATTTCTTTTGGTTGTATTTTCTGTCTTGTATCAAGTACCTGTGTGGTGTCCCTTGCTAAGTTGGGTAAGCACTTAGTGTAAAGAGtttaggtattagcataacTAAGTCAAGTTTAGGAAGAAACTTGTGTGTCCATATAGGATTGTGTGAATCCTaggaaattggtgtatgtaatactttgaCTATAGTAAAAATTTCACCACagttgtggtggagactggatgtaggttgcattgcacaaggtaactgaaccaggatacatgacTGTGTCATCTTCTTCCTCTCATTTGCTGTTCTATTTTCTGAAATTTATGAGATAAAACTAAATTGTCTCTTAAATTTTTCGCTGCAGAGTTCAAACAGAAATCAAGATTGAAGTGTGTTATTAAAGGGTTATTCTATTAAAGTAAAAAAGGCCATATATTCAActccccttctctaagccttttgtaaccttcaattggtatcaagaGCCAAGGTGTCAAAAATCAAGCTTCACATCTTGGAGAAAAGGTTCAATGGCAAATAATTTGGGCACAACCACATTTACCTACACTCTAACAGAAAGTCAGTCAAACAGCAAGGCTCCCTTCTTCAACGAGAAGAACTATGTGTACTGAAAAGAAAGAATGCAGATCTTCATTCAATCAATTGACTACAACATATGGAAGATAGTGACGAATGGTCCTAAAATCCCTACAAAGACAAGTGCTGATGGAGTAGTGACTCCAAAGGAAGAATCTGAATGGAATGATGACGATAAAAAGAAGGTGGAGCTGAATGCAAAAGTAATAAACTTGTTGCattgtgctatcagctttgaggagtaccaaaaggtgtctagatgcaagacGACCAAAAAACCTGGGAGAAACTCTAGGTTACACACGAAGGTACCAAACAGGTCAAAGAAACAAGGATTGGTATGCTGCAAAAAGAATACGAGACATTTACCATGAAGGATGAAGAAAGCATTGATGAAAtatttgagagattctcaatcattATCAACAGCATTGATGTTATGAGCTTGACATACACTGAACAAACCTTAGTGAGAAAAGtccttagaagcctcacaaaagagtgggaaacaaaagccaTTGTCGTAGCTGAGAGTAACAACTTAAGTCCTATAACATATGATGAGTTGAGAGAAAAACTTCTTCGTTATGAAACCACACACACaagccaagactcaaaaaaaAAGGGAATAGCCCTAAAATCAAAAGTAGAACCAAATGAGAGCGAGTCTAGTGACAATTTTTCAGATGATGAAATTGTGTGTTTTGCTAGGAGACTAAGGAGACTAATGAGGAACAAAGACAGGTACAAGGGCTCCAACTCAAAGGAATATAAGAAGGACTTGAGCAAAGTGATATGCCACAATTGCAAGGAGGCTAGACACTTTAAGTACAACTGCCCAAAATtcaagaaggaagaaaaaagaaagaaaaaaaaggatgAGAGTACTCATGGCATCTTAGGAGGATCTTGAGAACGATTCAGATGTGGAAGAGGACTCCGAACACGAAGCCCAAGTCTGCTTCATGGCTAGTGAAGATCAactggaagaggtaaattactaTGACCTATCCATGGATGATTTACACGTCATTATAGATGATCTTACCCATCTTTCTGAAAAGTTgttgaaaaaatataataaatgtaAATCTGAAAATGAGATATTGAATGTAGTAAATGATTTCTTAAAAGAAACAGAATGTGCAATGGATCTTATTGACAAAAATAGGTTTTTGAAATCTGAAATTGGAAGACTTAAAGGAATGCACATTGTGGATCCTTCACAAGAACTTGTTGCTGAAAATGAAAGGCTAAATGAAATGATTAAAAGATTAAATAGTGATTTAGCAAGATTTGCTCACACTTCTagtaacttggacaaattacttgcCAATCAAAGAtcattgtttgaaaaatctaGTTTAGGCtatgtgacaaaagagagtgcagtttttgaaaattcttctacaaaattcatggcatcttcttcaaaaacaaaaTCTACCATAAAAAAATCTGGTTTTGGATATGTTCTCACCTTTGAAGAGGAATT from Arachis stenosperma cultivar V10309 chromosome 9, arast.V10309.gnm1.PFL2, whole genome shotgun sequence encodes the following:
- the LOC130947854 gene encoding 60S ribosomal protein L18a-like protein, giving the protein MDTSEQGNGDYAPIRDSEDPQLGKFDKPLPCFGCGIGWFSLLLGFACPLLWYYATILYFGNYYHKDPRERAGLAASAIAALVFTIAVLIAVLVIFL